The window GTTGTCGGTTATATCAGTTATTTTAGACAGGGTAATGTGTGGGTTTGGTACGTATAGataattttctttcaatGGGCAATCTTCATTAGATACAGTTTTATTGTGCTGATCGTCTAAATCGCCAACCGTAGTAGACGTGGTAGCAGgatcattgttattatacaCCTTTAATTTGAAACAACCGGGAATGCCATGTTTCCAATATTGATATTCTTTCTGTAAAATTTCGTGCAGGTTACTAATATTCGGATATTTTTGCTGCAAATAATGAATTCTTTGTTCAAATTCCTGTTTTTTCCTGATGCTCTCTTCATAAATATCTACATCACTCTCTAACAACTTTAAACCGGTCAAATTTTGCAATTTCTCAGCCATTTTGTATAAAACAGCaccaaatgaaaataattcGTCTCTACTAAAGTTCACAATAAACGGGTACCCAAATAAACTGGGAGTGGGAAATTCAGTTTCCAATTTAACATTTAAAActggaataaaaaaattgcattCATCAGCAGCAATGTCACAATTTTCTAATTCGTTAAAAACTACTATATCCGTTGAGGAAATCAACTCATTTATTGGTAAATATTGAGAATCGGAATTTTCTTCCTCATAGTTTTTATAGAATTGATGATTAAAACATTCATAACCGACCAGACGTgtcatattattattattattactactactactagcACCACTACTAGCATTGGTAGGATTTTGCAACTTTGATTCAATGTATTTCTTCAAATCCTGATATGTTGCAGTATTTGGCAATTCAACATCCAATGTGCTGGGCTCACTATGAGACCTGAAAATTACCACGCTGCGGGACCAAAACCTTTCCACAGGTAATGGCAAAGTTAAATCATTAAAGGGATCAAAAGTAACAGATACATTTTTACATTCGGGACACGTCAAGGTAGACTTATATAGGCCAACAAATAAGTCCAAAATTATGGAATTATTTCTTAATTTATGCTTTTCCCAAGTATTTTGTGCCAAGTTTTCAATTATCTGCTGATCATTAACATTTGTCCCTGGTGGTAACTCTGACTTTTCCACATatggtttttttataaCTCTGTTTAGATCCTCATGTAGACcatctaataaaaaattgataaattCTTGTGAATCTTGTTGTAAATATCCTTTAAACATTGAGTTACAATAACCAATAGTAGTTTTAAAATTCCTTGGAGCAAAGGAGGAATTtatttcatcattatctattttaatagtttccttaaataaacttttaatCAACCCGGCAAAGGAATTGGCTATTGCCCCCTTATAGCCTAGTGGATTGTCAACATTTAGTTCCTGCAAAAAAAcatcatataaaaaataatcctTTAATTCTGGGATGTGTGCCAAACATTGCAAAGCGCTATTCATATAACAAGAATTGCCCAAATTATTTAAGCCTATCAAACCATTAGAGGGCTGAAATTtgttataaacaaaaaaattggacGGCCAGTGCTTCCCAGTCTTGAATTCCAAAATAACATGCCCTCTGTAAACAGGTACATTTTTAAAGGATGAATTtagaattttattttcattgatATAGATTTTTTGGTCAATGGTGGCAAAATCCCAAGgtgtaataatatatttatctaaGGATACAACTGGCAAAATAGCAGGGTCTTCACCTCCGTTGTCAGTATAATCTATTTCATCATATGAAATCCAGTAGCTAACATCTGGTAACTCAGAAACATCTTCCTTGGTAATATAACTGTTTAAACATTTTGTCAAAATTGCTTTAATATTGGCTAATCTCGATATACAGAAAAACGGAGCAGATTTGTTCCTAGAAAGATCAATATTCATTTCATCTGTAAAAACATGATAATTAAAACATAGCCATGACAATTCAATAATTAATTCATGAGTTTTTTGATTCTCTACTAGGTAGGTGATAATCGGTTTCCCTATTAGGCCATACCACTCGGTCAACTGGTTGAAAACAGTTTTACAGACTGCTGTGTAAGGGTGTGTATTgtaatcttttaatataaaattgtcATAATCTATAACAATGGAATCTGTATTAATAGAGCCCAAGTATAGAAAGGGGTTTacctcttcctcttcctctgTCACTTCCTGGGCATTATTGTTGAAATCGACATCAAGTTTAGgatcatttaaaaatgcaTTGAACCAATTATGGGGTATAATAAACATTTCATCACCTTCTTTCTTCCCCATCTCATTCAATTCGTGCAACGTTCTGATTATTTCCCTTTGTTCTTCAATAGGAGGCAATTCTATTTCAAGCACTTCTTTCGATTGTTGCTGCTCTTCATTATTACTTTCTATATTTGGTATTATGTCTCCAGTTCCATTATGTTGGCTTTCAATTGTACTTATGCTGTCAGAGCTACTACGGtcattttcatcttctttggcagattcattttttatcaGCCTCCCAGAAGTATCATTGTCACTTGGATAATCTGTAGTCATAtttatactattattagtatcTGCGAGATCATTGCGATTGGTATCCGCGTCAACCAAAGATTCCGGCCTTTTAGGTAATGGGGGCAAAAAGGTAGGCGGTAATTCAGAGCTATCTTTATGTTTTTGTAGTTTTTGTTCTTGGTATGAATCACGTTGAATAGAAACATCAGAGACGGTATTATGATGGTAATGCTTATGTATATGTTTAtgtgtattattatcattataaaCCATATCATTTTCagcattgttattactattactatttataTCGTCTGAGTTTGACATAGTTTCATCTTCTATTAGCAGTTCAGTCATtatttacctttttttttttcttattttttatttttttgggtaTCTAaagtattaatatttaaaatcacTTAATGCTGATTGTATtgtaaaagaagaaaggtCAATCAATGGTAGCAATGAGGAAAGAAATTAGACGTTTATAGTTCAAAAGGTTTTACCAATGTTGTGGGTAAAGGGGAAgtaagaaagaagaagggaaaaaaaaaaaaaaaaaaaaaaaaataatattttcgtAA is drawn from Saccharomycodes ludwigii strain NBRC 1722 chromosome V, whole genome shotgun sequence and contains these coding sequences:
- the UBP12 gene encoding putative ubiquitin-specific protease UBP12 (similar to Saccharomyces cerevisiae YJL197W | UBP12 | UBiquitin-specific Protease), whose amino-acid sequence is MTELLIEDETMSNSDDINSNSNNNAENDMVYNDNNTHKHIHKHYHHNTVSDVSIQRDSYQEQKLQKHKDSSELPPTFLPPLPKRPESLVDADTNRNDLADTNNSINMTTDYPSDNDTSGRLIKNESAKEDENDRSSSDSISTIESQHNGTGDIIPNIESNNEEQQQSKEVLEIELPPIEEQREIIRTLHELNEMGKKEGDEMFIIPHNWFNAFLNDPKLDVDFNNNAQEVTEEEEEVNPFLYLGSINTDSIVIDYDNFILKDYNTHPYTAVCKTVFNQLTEWYGLIGKPIITYLVENQKTHELIIELSWLCFNYHVFTDEMNIDLSRNKSAPFFCISRLANIKAILTKCLNSYITKEDVSELPDVSYWISYDEIDYTDNGGEDPAILPVVSLDKYIITPWDFATIDQKIYINENKILNSSFKNVPVYRGHVILEFKTGKHWPSNFFVYNKFQPSNGLIGLNNLGNSCYMNSALQCLAHIPELKDYFLYDVFLQELNVDNPLGYKGAIANSFAGLIKSLFKETIKIDNDEINSSFAPRNFKTTIGYCNSMFKGYLQQDSQEFINFLLDGLHEDLNRVIKKPYVEKSELPPGTNVNDQQIIENLAQNTWEKHKLRNNSIILDLFVGLYKSTLTCPECKNVSVTFDPFNDLTLPLPVERFWSRSVVIFRSHSEPSTLDVELPNTATYQDLKKYIESKLQNPTNASSGASSSSNNNNNMTRLVGYECFNHQFYKNYEEENSDSQYLPINELISSTDIVVFNELENCDIAADECNFFIPVLNVKLETEFPTPSLFGYPFIVNFSRDELFSFGAVLYKMAEKLQNLTGLKLLESDVDIYEESIRKKQEFEQRIHYLQQKYPNISNLHEILQKEYQYWKHGIPGCFKLKVYNNNDPATTSTTVGDLDDQHNKTVSNEDCPLKENYLYVPNPHITLSKITDITDNVDPVVLELYGVITSYDETVDVIEQDQSSKSGSDMDIDEESETNKGEQQQQQPEVESIANNNVFIPPSLFEDSDVNLISTTTAPSPLPNKTIVSKTEIQSKCLFTSETPTLIVEWNNMTFKELFKQNFSWNQPQKYKNKELDDIKLKRRENNKSKHITLDDCLKLFSKPEVLGVDDSWYCPQCKVHRQATKQIELWSTPDILLVQLKRFENQSSFSDKIDAVVDFPIIDFDVSQYLVRNQTGTEKSETIYDLFAVDNHYGGLGGGHYTAYVKNCVDNKWYYFDDSRVTATSPEQSVSGSAYLLFYRRRTTKENEAIGGANLKKIIEINRLKNLEAMEEFEEQQLTQFEMCKTDDEDDDNAKQEDDDTDVESEGKRDDEYDTINGCLNSKEKDNCINSKTSINNNINDSDRTLNENIKERKEQLNEEEVSNSSNERKKLRISTESF